DNA from Apostichopus japonicus isolate 1M-3 chromosome 15, ASM3797524v1, whole genome shotgun sequence:
CGATCCGCGAAAGATGTCAACCGGTTACGCGACACAATTGGCATACCATTTTTCACCAATCAGGAATGCAGGCAAGGCATAGCGTAATGCTGAGAAAACTAAGTTCACAGTGTTTGTCGTTTAAGCTTCTGCCCTACACACGTTAAATATTATTACTGACCCATATCATTCCATATCTGTACTATAAATCGAAATGGTGGACAATTAGTTTAGAAATCAACACACTTTGAACGTATGGGCCAAGAAGTGTtcattttgtttgttactttataACTCTATGAACTGTCTCACAAAGCCACGCATGATataatacacatatatttatatatgtcatattttcaacTAATTCGAGAACAAAAAACTCTTAAGGActgaaaaggaagaaaaacaatGGTGATGATGCTGTTACAAATCTGTGCAAGCAAGTTACCAATGTCTGtctaaggtggcatactcctattatagtctatatcaatccgcccggatgttctccttcaggaaaattGCCAAAATGCAGTAGCAAAACATCTTTTTGATacgttatcaatcaggatctggtgTTTTGTGGCTTGAATAATAAAGAACATggatggaagtacatgtggtgcaaaaattagGTCCATTGAGGCACCTTTAGACCCGTTTACGCCTTCCAGGAGTAGCGTACGAAAATGGTTAACTACTGAGtggagaggtttgtttacaagtcaCGAAAATTTCAGGCTCTGGTAGCAAAAACAACTACATGTTCATGATACGGATATTGATAGTGCTTTTAAatgccaacttgtcagctatccagtgatgggcagcgtttagctagtgataacttttatctagacttagaaACCACATTACTTTGTGATTCAGTGTGTCAGTCAATGGGGCtattaatgggcgtatgctaccttaatgTTCACCAATTCCAAAAGGGCAAATATCTGTATCTGTGTGTATATAATGAGAAGCATCATGTGCGGTTGACTTTGTACATAAATGACCTAACGCTATGTAATTAAAGACTGATACAAATACATTCAACCCATTGTTTGAGTCCATCATCGGTTAAATGAGGACCTATAGCGTGCTTAGTCAATTTTGAGGAAAGCTCTTCTATGTCAGGACGATTTGATTTGGGTAACGACCAACAGCGTGCCATCGCAATGTAGCtgaaaaaataaatgattttgagatatcaaaataaatatacTGCCTGACAAACCCCTTTTCTTAgaaaaatgtaaacattgttTGCGCTTCTTTGTTATAATCATGACCCATTCATGTGAATTCGGTCATAAGTACTCCAAGTTTAATTCTCAAGATATTGGCAGATATATAAAGTTACATTAAGCTTTCGGAGCACCTGTAACTGCAATTTGCAAAGTTTACATCTTTGTAGCGTTAATACTCAAGTAAACTGTACTTACATAATTTGTGGACACAACTCTGGCTTTGGGAAGACATCACTGACGTCATCATGATCACTTCCATAAGCTATAGGTAGAGCGCCTGTGTAAGGAGACATAGTATTAACCATGTAATGTGGCTATAGCCAGTAAATACATATCTAAATACTACTAACTGTAGTACAAATACATTAAGTTGAGTGAAAGTGTTTATTATATAATACCCTAACTCaacttaatttatttatttaaggaACATGTCCTTACCGGCAGCATTACTGATATAATGTATGAATATCTAAATTCTTGTCGGAAACAAACCattcatatatgtattaactgttcggatgagaaatatttcatttgacatTAGTACCAAATTATCACAGTCATCCTTAACAATTAAATATCTTCAAAGAAAGTGTCTGCTTCGTTACCTTGTGAAAATATTTGCCAGATTGCATATGCTGTTAGCCAAACGTCAGTAGCGGTCGTGTATTCCTCTAGACCCTGAAATTCACTTCGTTCATAAACGGATGTATATACAGACTtcaagaaaacacaaaacataAACAACAGGTTAAGCTACGCATTATTATCTTGCTAGGATTCTCAAAACGTTTCATTACAATGTCGGGGCGAACTTTCTCTATAATTGCCCTTTTCTCTGGTTATTAAACATGGTTCAGCACAAACTTTTCACCATAATTTTGATAAAAGGATGAATGAAGCGCGGCTTGGAAtcttgaaaaaatgtttttttttctggacaGAAACATGAGCGCTTAATTCAGATATACCACCACAGTTAAAACGCAGATATGCCTATAGGCGACTTTACCTCTAAATTAAAGAATTAAGGTTGAAAATGGTTATAGGGACATTTCAGACAACAAACAGTTAATTGCTCATTCTTGGAACTTTAAATTAGGTGAAATATTGTTATGACACCGTACCTTTTATTTccctaaaataataataaatttatgtcaAGATCTGTAATGTCCACATTAATAAGATCTAGAAACGTATGGACCTTATATATATGGGCACTACATACTAAAAACTCATTCATTCGGCAGATAAATATGAACTTCATG
Protein-coding regions in this window:
- the LOC139981671 gene encoding protein-tyrosine kinase 6-like isoform X2 produces the protein METLQDHVTLSAYELQKRLTDDMVTLVKELLQYLLQTASGMAFILSQGFSHPSLSIANILLTNDKNCKLFDFCLRKDALCFLESIKTKSVYTSVYERSEFQGLEEYTTATDVWLTAYAIWQIFSQGALPIAYGSDHDDVSDVFPKPELCPQIIYIAMARCWSLPKSNRPDIEELSSKLTKHAIGPHLTDDGLKQWVECICISL
- the LOC139981671 gene encoding protein-tyrosine kinase 2-beta-like isoform X1, with translation METLQDHVTLSAYELQKRLTDDMVTLVKELLQYLLQTASGMAFILSQGFSHPSLSIANILLTNDKNCKLFDFCLRKDALCFLESIKTKKSVYTSVYERSEFQGLEEYTTATDVWLTAYAIWQIFSQGALPIAYGSDHDDVSDVFPKPELCPQIIYIAMARCWSLPKSNRPDIEELSSKLTKHAIGPHLTDDGLKQWVECICISL